The sequence CTTCGGTGTCATAAGACATTCCCTTTCTTTATTTTGACCATTTTTAATCTACCTTATCGTGAATTACAAAATGGCATCGTTATTAATATGATTTAGAACTCCTTGTACTGCTGCGTAATTGGCATCCGTCTATCCTTCCCCAACGCGCGTTGGGTAATTTTGATGCCGGGAGGAGCCTGGCGCCTTTTATATTCGCTTCCCTCCACCATTTTCATAATTTTTTCAACCGTTCCCCGGGAATAGCCCTGGGCGACTAATTCGTCCAGACTCTGATCTTCCTCCACATAACTTTTAATAATCCCGTCCAAAATGTCATAGGGAGGAAGGGTGTCCTGATCCGTCTGGTTAAACTTAAGTTCCGCAGAAGGGGGCTTTTCAAAAATCCGTTGCGGAATCACTTCTTTCCCCTCCCGCATATTCCGGTAATCCGAAAGAGCATAAACCTCGGTTTTTAAAACATCCTTAATGACTGAGAAACCGCCAGCCATATCGCCATACAGGGTAGCATACCCAACACTCATCTCGCTTTTATTGCCGGTGGTCAGAACAAGCCAGCCAAATTTATTGGAGAGACCCATGAGAAAATTTCCCCTGATTCTCGCCTGGATATTCTCTTCCGTTTTGTCTGGTTTTAACTCGCCCCACTCCTTTTTAAAAGTTTTCAAATAGATTTCGAATATTTCCGTTATGGGAAGGGTGATGAGATCGACCCCGGCGTTTTTGACCAGGGCAAGGACATCTTCTTTGCTTTCCTTTGAGGTAAAGGGAGACGGCATGAAGACGCCGGTAACGTTTTCCTTTCCTAACGCATCGACCGCAATCACGAGCGTTAATGCCGAATCAATCCCTCCGCTCAATCCGATGACCGCTCTTGAAAACCTGTTTTTGAAAACATAATCCCGGACGCCCGTGACCAAACCTTTATAAATTTCCTCAATGAGAGGAAGAGGCTGATAAAGGGAAGGCGAAATCTTTTTTTTCTTTTTTAACACGCCTGATTCCGAAACGACGACCGGCTGGGGCGTTAAAGCCGTCATTTCCCTAAATAGAAAACCTTTTCTTCTGCGTCGGGGATCATGGAGCCTTGATCGAAAAACCGGATCGATCAAAAGATCATAAACCAGAGATTTCTCTTCGAAGGCGGGACCCCGCATCAGGATATCTCCCTTCTGATCTATGATGACGCTTTGACCGTCAAATACCAGTTCATCCTGTCCCCCGACGGAATTCACGTATGCAATGATGACATTGTTATCGACGGCCCGGGTAGCAAGCATTTTTTCACGGAATTGACCCTTTCCGGCATGGTAGGGGGAGGAACTGATATTAATAATTAATTCGGCATTCCCTTCGACCGATTGAATCGTTGTCGGACCATAGGGATACCAGATATCCTCACAGATATTCACCCCGATTAAAACCCCGTTGAAGACAAAAATCGGATAAGCGGACCCTGAGCGAAAATATCTCTCCTCGTCAAACACACCATAATTCGGAAGATATATTTTATGATAGATCCCTTGAATTTTTCCGTTGTAGATAAACGCGGCCGCGTTATAAATATCGGCCCGTCGGTCAACAAACCCGACAATGACACCCATTCCGGTCGAAGCCTTAACCACATCGTTTAAGGCGGACTGATTTTCGGTAATAAAGGAGGGTTTTAACAGTAAATCTTCCGGAGGGTAACCTGTGATGGCCAATTCAGGAAACACAATTAAATCGACTCCCAACCCTTTGGCCTTTTCGACCTCCTGGCAGATTTTCTTGGCGTTTCCTTTATTGTCCCCTACCGTCGCATTAAATTGCGAAAGGGCCAGCCGAAGCGATTTCATGATTTTCCCAGTTGAAAGTTTTTTATCATGCCTAAAAAACTAAAAAGTGTCAAGACATATTTGTCCTGTTTTAAGAGGTTTCATGTTAGTACGACAAAATTGTATGCTTTTCGTTTTTTTTTTAATAAAAAAAGCTAGAAATTGCCTATTTGTGTTTGGTACGGCAGAGGCGGGGAAGTCTTTTAATGAGTTCCTGACCCACCCGGTTGAATTCGGCTTCGGGAAGTGTCCTTTGAACTCTCGGAAAAAGTTCTTTCTCTTCAAAACGGACATGGTGAGTGACCAGGTCTGCGATACGGATTAGATTGGGTTTAGTTTCTTCTCCGATGGACGGCTGATTTTCAATGGTCTGAAACAACCTGGCCAGTTCCTTAAATTCATGGTTAATGAGTTCCATTTCATTTATAAATTGATCCGAAAAGGAGTTCAAACAGCTAAAGAGGATCTCCCTTTCGGCACCCATATGTTCCTGAAAAACAGCGCCCCAGAATTCTTTTGTCTGTTCAACCAACGCCTCGATCGATGTCCGGTAAGAAGGATGGTCGGTCGTTAATGCCATTCTGACCCGATCTGCGTAGATCAACAAATCATGATGACTCCAGGAGAGGGGGTGGAGTCTCCGATCACGTTTCATTTATTTATATTCAGGGACCTTCGCAAAATACGCTCAATGCCCCCGAACCCCGCGTTCCGCACTGGCAGAGCCAGTTGCTTCACTTATTTTTTCTTTCCGACAGCCCATCGCGATGACGCCAAATCTCCTGGATTTCACCGTTTTCATCGTAAACCCGCGTCTCGCCATACTGTTTGCCTTCTTTAAATGATCCGTCTACCTTCAACATCCCGTTTTCAAAATATTCTTTAGCGCCCCCGTCCGGCTTTCCCTTCTGATAATGCCATTCTGATCTTATTTTTCCGTTTTCATGAAATTCCCGGACGATCCCTTCCCGTTTTCCATTGACATATGTCCATTCAGCTTTTATTTTTCCATTTTCAAAATATTCAACGGTTTTTCCAGCCGGCCTCCCTTTTTCGTATAGCCGTACTGTTCGAAGTTTCCCGCATTCATAATAGCCTTTCGCAAGCCCTTCCAACAAACCGTTTTTATAATTCCATTCCGTCTTTACCGGACCGGTTTCATAACGGGTAATCGCTTTTCCTTCCTGCCTGGCGTCTTTCCAACGGGTTTCCGACTTTAAAGCGCCACTGGCATAATATTCCTTTTTAACCGTTTTTCACACCCTTCATCAATTGATTTTCTAAAACGGAATATTGGAATAAAAATTCGAAGGCTTCAACATTCCGTTTGGCTTCATGAAGGGTTTTTCCCCAGGCATAGAGCCCGTGGCCTTCAATCAGAATGCCCGGCACGGCTGGATCAATTGATTTTGCCACTCCGGAAGCGAGTTCGGCTAAATCATGAAAATTGGGGACAATCGGAATTTTCACCCGGCAGTTTTCTTCCCATCGGCCGAGCCCCTTAATCATCTCCAGCCCTTCAATCAATACGCCTTTCCCCCGAAAATGTTTTGAAATAAACGTATTGTAAAGCGTGTGGACATGCAAAACAATCCCGGCAGTTCGTTTTTTATAAATTTCGGCATGAATCCCCGCCTCGACAGAGGGTTTACGGACGACCTTCGTCCCTGGTTTTTTTTTCAACTCTAACGACTCTCCCCATTCATTCACCAAAATAAAATCATCGGGCAGATTGATTGACTTATCCCTGCCGCTCACCGAGATAAAAAACTGGAGAGGGCTTTCTTTAACTTTAAGAGAGAAATTTCCGCTGGTGGCCATCATCCAGCCCCGTGACGCAAAATCGGTTTTGACCCCGGCAAGGAGGCGGAGCTCTTTTTTATAATTTTTCATCAACGTTTCAAAACTTCTTTTACGTCAAAAAAGTTTTTAAAAGAAAAGGCCTCGATCCCCTCGGCCCTGCATTGGTCTAACAAATAATCCCGCCCGATAACGGTTTCCGTGATCCTGGCCGCTCCTAAATCGGTTAAGCTGTCCCCGATTAAAACCCGGTTATAAACGGCAGGATCACAGGTTCTGACCAGGCTGACCTTACAGAAACCGCAATCCAGATGGCAATAAGAATCACAGGGATAGGTCCATTTTACCTGAAAATGAGAAGAGGTAAAATCAACTTCATTGCACAATATTTTATCCTTTGGGACCCATTTTTCAATCAGTGGATAAACATAAAAATCGAGTCCCCCGCTGATGACTTTATATTCGATGGCTTCGGTTTGACAAAAATCAAGAAACTCCGGAAATCCATCTCTTATTTTAATTTCATTTTTGACGAAGGAAATGACCCTGTTCTTTTCGCTGGAGGGGATCAAAGAGAACATCGCTCCGACACCCTTTCTGACGCTGATTTGCCGGGAGAGCATCTGCTCCTTTAACGGAATCCACTCTTCCGGCCCAAACTGCTTCATGATGGCAATCATGACATCGATTTCGGTAATCGTGCCGTCAAAATCTAAAAAGACGAAAGGTTTTTTGGAAATCATGGCCATTGGGCAAGGGCTTCCTTCAAGGGTATCGAACCACGGGCAACCTCGGCTAACTCTTTTCCCTCACATACCCCTTCTATGGCATCCAAAAAGGCACGGGCGCCTTGCCGGGTCCCGTTTGGATGATGATGCACCCCTCCTCCCGCATTGATGACCATTTCTATTCCGAAATCTTTGATCATTTCCGGGACCAGCCCGGGATGAATCCCGGCTGAAGGAACAGGAAAAGACGAGCGATAGGCGCCTTTTTCGCGAAGTCTTTCCGCTATATCAAGAGCCTCCCCCCGGGGAAGAGAAACATTCCCATAAGGAGACGGAAATAAGGTTAAATCGGCGCCGGTCATCCGCATAAAGGTTCCAAGCAATAGGGATGAAGAGATGCCATGAAAAGGCGCCGGATAAATGGCGCCTGCGAGCGCAGGGTGCGCCACAAGAATGGCATCCAGCTCTGAGTCTGCCGCTAATTCATGAAACGCGTTCCAGCCGTAAGCCAGCACATTCACCAACAGCGCGTTCGCGCCCGCATCGACGAGTTGATGGGCTGTTTCCAAAAGACGGGTGGAAGGCGCAGAAAGGTTCACCGCGTAAATCACCTGCCGCTTCTCCCTATGGGAAACCTGATCCATCACCTCCCGGCAATATTTAACCCGTTCAATGCGTCCGGCCCCGTCAAAATAGATTTCATCGTCTTTGACCAGATCAATTCCTCCCGCCACCTGTTCAGAAAAGGAGTCTGCATATTCTTTGGGATTTAATCCAAAGGCGCATTTAAAAATACTCATCAGCGGAGGCCGGTGAAAAACATTCAGCTTTTTTCGGATTCCTTCAATCCCATAGCGTGGGCCAGGAAATTCAGAGGCTGTTTCAGCCGGAAGAGAGAGATCAACCAGCTTTATTTCTCTATCCATAGAAAGCTTCCCGAACACCGCAACTAGAATTTCGCTTAATCTCGGAGGAAAATTAGAAATCGGATAAGCCACTTTAAGACGAACCACGGGACCGATCGAAAGGTCCAGGCGGTCGAAGCCCAGATACTCTCCCGCATACAAAGCCTGTCTGGCCTGCTGATCCGGAGCAATGCCGCTCCAGGATCCGATCGTCATTCCAAGGGCGATCCCTTTGCCCTTTTTATCCGGGTCGGAACAGGCTCTGGATGGGACCTGATAGGTTGCAACAACTTTCAAAATCGTCTTTTCACAATCCGTTTGTTGGATAATACCAATGTTGTAACCCCCCCCACCTCTTCTTTGTTTCAAAGTCCCGCGCAGAAATTGTCACCAAACAAAATGTTCAGGGCGCGCCCTGATTTAGTCATTGAAATCTTTTCTCTTCAACGGCTTCTCGTGATCTTGGGATTAAAAAAAGACTTTATGAAAAATATAGCGTCCAGAAATATTGGATTGTTGACCCGGATAAGCAAGCAATTGCTGTTTTTAGATTAACAAACGGATAGTTTTCTGAAATCCAAAAGTTGAAGATTAAAAAAGAGTTAACGTTCTCTCTATTTCCAGGTCTTAAAATCTCTTTGTCTTCAATCTTTGTCCTAGAATGAGTCAGGTTCTTCCCGCAAGGTCTCCAGTTCAGCAATGACTTCCAGGTCCTTGGGCCGGCCAGCTGCGCGCTTAACCTGGATCAGCTGATCCAAACCGAGGCAATAGCACTTAATCCCAAAAAGTGTGATATTAATGCTATTTGCAAGGAGCGTCTGATAGGTTCCTCCTCCCGTAATTTCACCAAATAGATCAAGACTTCCCAAAGATGTGGAAAGGGTAAAGTTAAGTCCTCGAAGGATTGTCTCTGCGTCCCAGCGAAAGGGAAGTCCCGGGGGCGCGCCTCGAAGATAAGGAGAAAGGGGTCTTAATGCCGAAACTAACCGCTCAATATTTTCAGGCGATCGAGAATAGACAATGTCAAGATCCACAGTAAGATGGGTAGATCCATGAGCCGTCGCAGCAGCTCCCCCTACGATGATGAACTCAACACCGTGACTTTGCAAGATTTTCAGTAAACCTTCAAAGTCGGTCATTTCAGAACATGCTTGGCTTGTCTTAATTCTTCGGCAAAACGTTGCAGGGCGATGAGCTTGCGGAAACGCTCCTCAACAGTGAGCTTCAAGTTTTCCCGAAGAAGAGTCCGGTCTACATCACGCTTATAGCATTCGATCACCGGATCAGGCTGAATTACGGTTTTGTGGAATAATGGTTTGTCTGGCATGATTCATCTCTAATTTTTCTTTCATTCATCTGTTTTGAACAGACTTTCTCAGAAATTTTGCAGGATTTGTTGGAGAACCTTGAGGACTATTATTCTAGTGTAGTAAATCCAACGCTTCTTTACATTTGGTTTGTCATTGCGAGGAACATTAGTGACGAAGCAATCCCCTGTTTATGTCCGTTAAAAAGCGAGATTGTTTCACTTCGTTCGCAATGACAATCTTTAACATGATATGCTGATTGGTTATAATGCAAAGAGATTTATGACTCACTACACTAGCATTAGAATAATCCTGTTTTTTAAAAAATGCAAATTGTTATTTTAGCTCGTCCGGATAAAGAAACAGTTGCTGTTTTTATTTTAACAAGCGGAAAGTTTTCTGAAATCCAAAAGTTGAAGATTAAAAACGAGTTAACGTTCTCTCTATTTCCAGGTCTTAAAATCTCTTTGTCTTCAATCTTATTGCAAACTTAATAAAACCAGGATTTCTCCGGCTCCCTCTTTCAAAGGTTCGAGGGCCTTTCCAATAAGGGTGCCGGGACGATGAATCGGCATTCCCCCTAAATCCAAAGGTTCCGATTTCATGGCGATCCCTTCTTTATCGCTGGTCACCAATAAATCACCGACTTCGATGGGTTTTTTACTGGCATCCACCTTAACTTTAACCCGACCTGTTGTCGCCACTTTGACTTTGCCTTTTCCGCTTTCTCCAAGCAACCGCTCCTAATGTTTTTTCTGTTCCACCAAGATCTCCAGACCAATAGATAGGAATACCCGCTCCAGTGCCTGCTCCTGGATAATGCAGTTGCAATATAGCTGAAGAGTTTTCTAAACGCATGGTTCCATTCACGTCTAAGGTATAGTTAGGATTAGTCTTGCCAATACCGACATTACCGCCATTTAATGATAAGTTTCCACCGTTTGTTATGAGAGAAAGTGCAGATGTACCTAGAACTGAAATGTTTAAACCACCGTTACCATTATCGAAAAAACCTTGACCGTTTCCTAAGTAAACTCCTGTTGGATAACCGGTCATCTGAATTTCACCATTTATCGATAATTTCTTGGTCGGACTTGTTGTCCCGATACCCACATTGCCCGAATTGGAATTATAAATGTTACTTCCACTGGTAGCCCACTGGGCTTGGACGACTTCTATATAGAAACCATTGATAAATAATATTCCGATAAACAAACAGACTAATTTCCAGAAAACTTTTTTTCCATATGTATCTCTGATTTTACAGATCATTACTATTCCTCCCGGCGAATTATTTTTTGACTTTGATATTTAATTTTGATACAATTTACTTATGAACAACACTGCGATTAAATTGACTTATCAAGACTATCTTCAAATCACAGACGATCTGAACCGCCATGAAATCATCGACGGAGAGCACTACGTGACCCCTTCGCCTATCACTAAACATCAAAGAATTTCAAAACAACTTTTCCTTCGATTAAACAAATGGGTTGAAGACCATCATCTGGGCGAAGTGTATGAAACCCCGCTCGATGTAGTCCTTTCGGATATTGACGTTGTCGTGCCCGACTTACTTTTCGTCTCAAAATCAAGAATGCCTATCTTCACCGAAAAGAATATTCATGGCGCGCCCGATTTAGTCATCGAAATCCTTTCTCCTTCGACGGCTTCTCGTGATCTTGGGATTAAAAAAAGACTTTATGAAAAACATGGAGTCAAAGAATATTGGATTGTCGACCCGGATAAACAAACCATTGCTGTTTTTACATTAACAAATGGAAAGTTTTCTGAAATTCAAAAGTTGACGATTAAAAACGAGTTAACTTCCTCTTTATTTCCAGGCCTTAAAATTCCCATATCTTCGGTCTTTGTTTAAAAAAAATCCTTCGCCTTTATTGCAAACTTAACAAAACCAGGATTTCTCCTTCACCCGACATTAACGGTTCCAAGGCTTTTCCAATCAAAGTGCCGGGACGATGAATCGGCACTCCCCCTAAGTCCAACGGCTCTGATTTCATCGCAACCCCTTCTTTGTCGCCTGTCACCAGTAAGTCTCCAACTTTAATCGGTTTCTGACTTGCATCCACTTTGACTTTTACCCGCCCTGTTGTCGCTACTTTGACCTTATCTTTTCCTGCTTCCCCAAGCAACAAACCAGGAGTAGAGGTGATCACACCGGCAACACGTGTATCGTATGACGTCGACGACGGAAGCACACGATTCACATGTCCTTCGTCTAAAACCACCACCGTCCCTGCAGAAATTTTCTTACTCGCCGGCACCCATTCCGCCACATCCTGATATTTCGCCGTTATATTCCCGTTTACCGTCATATTTCCTGTTACCGTCGCATCACCCGTAACATGGAGTTTGGTAGCAGGAGCTGTCGTCCCTATACCAACGTTGCCGGTACTCCCTAAAATAGTTAAATATTCGCTATAAGTGCCCCCATCGGTAGACCCAAAAGCTGATCCCCGCCCAAAACCTATGTTTCCATTGCCTGATGTGATAATCCCGGGGATCGCTGCAGAGTCCCGGTTCCCTAAAATAATCCTCGTTGCACCAGCACCCGAAGTAAGACCGAGATACGTACTGTTGATATCTAAGGCTCGTCCCGGTGATCTCGTCCCTATGCCAACGTTGCCGCTATTATCTATTGTGACAACAT comes from Nitrospirota bacterium and encodes:
- a CDS encoding NAD+ synthase, with amino-acid sequence MKSLRLALSQFNATVGDNKGNAKKICQEVEKAKGLGVDLIVFPELAITGYPPEDLLLKPSFITENQSALNDVVKASTGMGVIVGFVDRRADIYNAAAFIYNGKIQGIYHKIYLPNYGVFDEERYFRSGSAYPIFVFNGVLIGVNICEDIWYPYGPTTIQSVEGNAELIINISSSPYHAGKGQFREKMLATRAVDNNVIIAYVNSVGGQDELVFDGQSVIIDQKGDILMRGPAFEEKSLVYDLLIDPVFRSRLHDPRRRRKGFLFREMTALTPQPVVVSESGVLKKKKKISPSLYQPLPLIEEIYKGLVTGVRDYVFKNRFSRAVIGLSGGIDSALTLVIAVDALGKENVTGVFMPSPFTSKESKEDVLALVKNAGVDLITLPITEIFEIYLKTFKKEWGELKPDKTEENIQARIRGNFLMGLSNKFGWLVLTTGNKSEMSVGYATLYGDMAGGFSVIKDVLKTEVYALSDYRNMREGKEVIPQRIFEKPPSAELKFNQTDQDTLPPYDILDGIIKSYVEEDQSLDELVAQGYSRGTVEKIMKMVEGSEYKRRQAPPGIKITQRALGKDRRMPITQQYKEF
- a CDS encoding hemerythrin domain-containing protein; protein product: MKRDRRLHPLSWSHHDLLIYADRVRMALTTDHPSYRTSIEALVEQTKEFWGAVFQEHMGAEREILFSCLNSFSDQFINEMELINHEFKELARLFQTIENQPSIGEETKPNLIRIADLVTHHVRFEEKELFPRVQRTLPEAEFNRVGQELIKRLPRLCRTKHK
- a CDS encoding toxin-antitoxin system YwqK family antitoxin, with product MLEGLAKGYYECGKLRTVRLYEKGRPAGKTVEYFENGKIKAEWTYVNGKREGIVREFHENGKIRSEWHYQKGKPDGGAKEYFENGMLKVDGSFKEGKQYGETRVYDENGEIQEIWRHRDGLSERKNK
- the mtnB gene encoding methylthioribulose 1-phosphate dehydratase, which produces MKNYKKELRLLAGVKTDFASRGWMMATSGNFSLKVKESPLQFFISVSGRDKSINLPDDFILVNEWGESLELKKKPGTKVVRKPSVEAGIHAEIYKKRTAGIVLHVHTLYNTFISKHFRGKGVLIEGLEMIKGLGRWEENCRVKIPIVPNFHDLAELASGVAKSIDPAVPGILIEGHGLYAWGKTLHEAKRNVEAFEFLFQYSVLENQLMKGVKNG
- a CDS encoding MtnX-like HAD-IB family phosphatase, with translation MAMISKKPFVFLDFDGTITEIDVMIAIMKQFGPEEWIPLKEQMLSRQISVRKGVGAMFSLIPSSEKNRVISFVKNEIKIRDGFPEFLDFCQTEAIEYKVISGGLDFYVYPLIEKWVPKDKILCNEVDFTSSHFQVKWTYPCDSYCHLDCGFCKVSLVRTCDPAVYNRVLIGDSLTDLGAARITETVIGRDYLLDQCRAEGIEAFSFKNFFDVKEVLKR
- a CDS encoding 2,3-diketo-5-methylthiopentyl-1-phosphate enolase, encoding MLKVVATYQVPSRACSDPDKKGKGIALGMTIGSWSGIAPDQQARQALYAGEYLGFDRLDLSIGPVVRLKVAYPISNFPPRLSEILVAVFGKLSMDREIKLVDLSLPAETASEFPGPRYGIEGIRKKLNVFHRPPLMSIFKCAFGLNPKEYADSFSEQVAGGIDLVKDDEIYFDGAGRIERVKYCREVMDQVSHREKRQVIYAVNLSAPSTRLLETAHQLVDAGANALLVNVLAYGWNAFHELAADSELDAILVAHPALAGAIYPAPFHGISSSLLLGTFMRMTGADLTLFPSPYGNVSLPRGEALDIAERLREKGAYRSSFPVPSAGIHPGLVPEMIKDFGIEMVINAGGGVHHHPNGTRQGARAFLDAIEGVCEGKELAEVARGSIPLKEALAQWP
- a CDS encoding Uma2 family endonuclease; amino-acid sequence: MKKRLYEKYSVQKYWIVDPDKQAIAVFRLTNG
- a CDS encoding Uma2 family endonuclease, whose protein sequence is MNNTAIKLTYQDYLQITDDLNRHEIIDGEHYVTPSPITKHQRISKQLFLRLNKWVEDHHLGEVYETPLDVVLSDIDVVVPDLLFVSKSRMPIFTEKNIHGAPDLVIEILSPSTASRDLGIKKRLYEKHGVKEYWIVDPDKQTIAVFTLTNGKFSEIQKLTIKNELTSSLFPGLKIPISSVFV